TGACAACAGACATCTGTGGCTCGACAGGATATAGTGAAACATGATCTCATTCAGAGGCATCTCTGCAGCAACGCTTTACTGAGCTCTCAGCTTTTACTGCTTCACCGGTGGCAAAAGGGATCAACTTCTTTACTTCTTTGTCCCCCTGCAGGTTTGATTATTTATCTGACTTCATGCTAAAGATAGATCATTAAAACTTCCGTGTGTTTCGTGATGTTTACACGTAGCTTgtgattttctgctttcttttacaCCACAATTCAGGCCATCCGAGGCCTAACTTCACACATACTGATGACAGGCAGCgtagcagagagagaaagtaaaagCAGCGcccagagagtgagagagagagagaagtatcaaaccgtgtgtgtatgtgtgtgtgtgtgagtgggagcGGAAAAGCTGGTGGTCTGTGGTGTAACGGAACAAATAAGACACCAGAATGCAAGAGGAGGAGTCAGACAGCATGAGTttaactccatctgctgatagAAAGCACATGTATGTAGCTGTAGCTATGATGCAGCTTCAGTAGATGACAGACAtctggcttcctgtaaaatacTTCTAATATTTGGCAGCTTATTCAACTCAAACTTACGCTCAGCTCAGATAAAACTAAGTTGATGTTGGTTTCTCATGTTAAGAGGAATTCTATCGACATTGTGGAGGTTACAGCTCAGGTTGTTGTTACCTGTTACAAACATCGAGTTTGATTTACGTCCTTGTTTTGAGCAGCATgtagttagtttttttttaaaatttcagacACAAgtcctgttttctctgttgaaGGGAGGTGAAGGCTGGTCGCTGCCATCAcgagctgcaatgattagtcgattaatcagtcGACAGacaattaatcagcaactattttggttattgaatcattgttttagtcatttttaagcaaatatggTGATATATTTGTtgcttttagcttctcaaatgtgatgattttgtgcttttctttgtcatacatgatagtcacaggatatctttgggttttggactgttgctcagacaaaataagatgtttaaagatgtcaccttggactcttGGAAAAtataacaggcattttcactattttcagtcattttatagacaaagtgattaattgataatgaaaataatcattagttgcagccctaatgccACATTTTTATACCAGTTCTTGATTATGgtgatttgttgtgtttttggactCTGTTTATCAAAACCTAAAACTACTCACACATCATTGTACTTTGTATTCCAGAGTTGGTTGACCATCTGTGTCCATACGACAAATGAGTAATtggtatgtttttatttctaaagcCATTCTCAAATTTATTTCCCAGAGTTCATCCCAGATCAGAAGATATATGGACAGAGACGAGAAAGAAAGTCTTCATGTTTCCTGCTCTgtctacaaaacaaaataaatcagggctgcaactaatcattattattcattatcaattaatctgatgattattttcacgaTAAATCGatcaattgtttggtctataaaatgtcagaaaacggtaAAAAATGTTCATAACTGTTTCTCAAAccccaagatgacgtcctcaaatgttttgttttgtcccaaccaaccCCAACGATagtcagtttattatcatagaagactaaatatACCAGAAATGTTCACACTGTAGAAGCTGGAATCACAGAATTTCCTAaagaaaatgtctcaaaacgattaatcacttatcaaaatagttgctgatgaattttctgttgattgactaatcgattaattgactaatcattgcagctctaaattaAATTagtcaatctatctatctatctatctatctatctatctatctatctatctatctatctatccatcttaACTATTTTTGGTAGAATTCAAGACCATTGTAAACTTAATTTCGTCTAttttagctttttgttttgttttgtttgcaactTTTTCTGCGTCTGTCTTGGCCAGGTCTctacctggttaaataaaggttaaataatgtcaatttgttatatttttttccccacagccAACGTGCACCTTCCCCCAGCTGCCGCAGCAGACGTGCACTCCCAGGGAAATGGCTCATCCTTCCCGAGGAGCCTCCTCTCACGCCAGCTCTCCTCGCCGCGGTCGTGGCTCCTCGTGTTTGCTGGCCTCCAGGAACTCCGGTGGCGTCTCCTCTCAAGGCCAGGGTGAGACGGATATGCTGGAGCGAGTTCTGGAGAAGCCCAaactggtggtggtggaagaGCCCAAAGAAAGAGGCATGAGATTTCGCTATGAGTGTGAGGGACGGTCAGCCGGCAGCATCCTGGGGGCGTCCGGCACAGAAACCAACAAGACTCAGCCTGCGATTGAGGTAGAGATAATCACGTCAGACTCTATACAGTTAAATTCAGTTTTCGTCTTGGACCTGAAATGGGGTTTTTACTAACTGTTTGATCGTATGTGGTGTGCACACTTGAACCCCCTATGTCGAGTGGTGTAAAAGGGTGGAGCTGGAAGGATGTGGGTTGAAAGAGTCAATCAGAAAGTCCCCACAAATCCAAGCTCAAGTGTGGTCAAAGACGGGCGGTTTATCCCCGCCCCACCCACTAACAAACATTCTTACACACTCATCTTCACCTTATGTAACCACTTTCACACATTGAAGAAGACAATCGAGAGTTGCAGAGATGTTGATGTTCTACTTTTCGTGTAATTTGAATGCAGTTATTTAGTGAACTCTTGCTTAAGATCAAGTTAATATAATGGTATTCATTTTGACAGGTTTGCCTTTTCCCGACTTTTTATTCCTCTTGATGAAATTGGTACCTCTGACACTGGAGTTTATAAAAATGCTGCTCCTGAAATGATTGTTATCTATTAAGGAAATGGTTGAAAAAGGCTTCCCAAACGTGTCAATGataatacacagtaaaaaggAGACGTGAGAAATATTACTATGTTAAATATATGCACAAATAACGGCACTTAATAACATGAAGAACACACAAAAGGCTTGGATCAACAGTTTGCAATGTGTTTAAAACTTGCTGTTCTTCCTCAGGCACAAtcttttgcatattttaatattttgaatgtcaaatgttctcatttttgcatttctttttctttgttctctgtgtatataaatatatatcagaaaaaaagacatgctTAGAGTGTGCTGCAACATAATTTAGGCCTACATCACGTGTGATATGTTCACTGTTGCTGCCTTGTAAACTTCTCTTTAACCCTCCtgtcctgttttctctctttcagatTCAGGGTCCCATCGACCACATAAAGAAGGTCACAGTCACCGTTTCCTTGGTGACCAAGGATCCTCCACATCGGCCTCACCCCCACTGCCTCGTGGGTAAAGACTGCCCGAACGGTTCGGGAATCTGCATGGTGACAATGAACCCTCACAGCAACCGACGTCACAGGTGCACATACTGTTTTTATCtcttgtcacattttttttttttagaaaatacatttcctcttttcttttttctcttcgtcttttttctttattccacCACTGAACATGTATTCCTGATCATCTCATATCATCGTactgacaaaaatgtgtttcaacaGCTTCTCTAACCTCGGTATCCAGTGTGTGAGGAGGAAAGAGCTGGACGTTTCACTTCAGAAGAGAAGAAGCCAGAATATCGACCCTTTTCAAAGTAGGAcgagacacacacacgtcaACAATGTTTATATTGCTTAATTTTTTCTATATATTGATCTGTCTAATAACAATGgatgatgcagtttgttgtgaCTCCTCATGGCAGACATCataattttgtgtctttttgtccCTCAGCTGGTCACTCAAAGGGCATTGAAGACATGGACATGAATGTGGTGCGTCTGTGTTTCCAGTGTGAGCTGGACTGGGAGGACGGCAGGAAAGACTGTCTCAACCCAGTGGTGTCCAACCCGATCTACGACAAGAGTAagactcacaaacacacacacacgcttaacGACTGTAGACCACAGTACAGTAGAAATATGTTGATGTATTTCCTGATTCTCACATGTTTGCTTGTATGTCTTTCACAGAGGCCACAACTACATCACAGCTGAAGATCAGCTGTTTGAACCAGAACAGAGGTTCCTGCATTGGCAAGACAGAGATCTACATGTTATGTGACAAAGTACAGAAAGGTGAGAGAGATAAAACATCAGTCGGTGGagttttatttgtgtctgttCTGCTGCCCGTGTAGAAAATATACAGAGGGTGAACAAAGGAAGCTTCAGAAAGTTGAGTACATCTTTACAGGATTTACGTCTAGGAAACATCTGGCTGAGAATTATTCAAGACGTCTAAACTTCCAAATCTTTTTAAGGATTAATAAAATTAGGTATTTCGCATATAAAACTAGACACAAAACTTTTAATGGTCTCTCTTTAATCTCAGCTGTATTTAGAAACTGGCTTTATTGGATTTGGGgtatttttactgtgtattgtTAACTGGCAAAGTCAAGTGTAGGAAGGATTCATGTTGTAGACTCAGTGAAGGAAGGTCAGTCAGCTACTTTACAGCCAACATCAAATGATTTCTTGAGTCACTGTGGGCTGGATTTTTTCAGGAAACAGAAAattttgtttagtttctgttgacttttgtttgtaatgttatttttatcaGTGCAGATATCACAAGGGAGTTTTAGTCATTGACTgcttgttgtttgtctttgctGAGGCTGATTTCCTGTGTTTTGCGCATCATATGTCCTTTTTATATTCTTGCTGTTTGAGAGCAATAAATCAGCAACTCTTTTGGCTCTTTCCACagctttaacttttttttgtgctgcGCTTGAAAACTCATTTGTAAAACTTGTTATTTTGCAAAACTAGTAGTCAAGTTGCTCAGGGGCACCTCAGTGGTAGTAATGAGGGAGGGCCAAGCTcacttctctaacctttaggcaACCACTGCTCAACAATTGTGACTGTGATTTCCAGTAGTTGCTGTCTGGTGCgacaaaaataattttgagCTTCAGCTATTTGGTATTTTCGTCAGGCTTTCTGTAGAAaaggtgtttctgttattttgtccacccatTTAAAGAGCAAATCTTGTTTTATCCATAAGCTCAGATGTTGAAATGTGATTTCCTCGCTGTTGCATTCTGTGAAAGTTGACACAATATTTGGTATGGCTATAATAAATTAAGATATAAACGGCAGGTACATTCGACAACACTTGAACTTGTCATTCAAAATTGAAATTAGGATAGAAAAATAATTCTTTATTCTCTCATCAGCTTCGGCAATTTATGATTGCGTCTTGATCACAGCGACTTTCTGTGTTGTTGCTGATCCACAGATGACATAGAGATCATTTTCCGACGAGGGCAGTGGAAAGCAAACGGAGAGTTTGCCCAGACAGATGTGCACCGACAGATCGCCATTGTGTTCAAGACTCCTCCCTACCAGGACCAGGACATCACAGAGGAGGTCGATGTCAACGTCTACCTGCGTCGTCTCTCAGACCAGATGACAAGCGAGCCGGTCCCCTTCACGTACCTGCCACACAACCCAGGTGAGTCAGGACTCGACTGTAGCTCTGAGCCTGTCATCACTCTTGATGACAGTGTCTgctaaatgactgaaatgtacATGTTATTAAATGTAAAGAATAATTACAGCTAATAATTTTAAGGCTATGAACCATAACAAGaagttaatttaaatatttctgaactTTTACAATCTCAGATCCATATGAGGTGAAGCGGAAGAGAAAGATAAAGTCGGACATCAGCTTTAGAGACAAACCTTGTGCCACAGGTGAGGCTTGGACCTCTTTACCTTTCTTTCATtcaatgtcttcttttttttacttttgctgGTATGTGTTTAGGCAGTTAGGAGGTAAACTGATGCAATGACTGCATGTATTAACAGGCCTTCTTTTTACAACAGACATTGAGTTGTCATACAGGAAATGCAtaagtgtaaataataacattaattatggTTGTATTATGCACCAGTTATTGTGCGTGTGAATTGAACAGAGCCGTCATTAACATTATCAGTTGTACTTGTGCTTCAAAATGTCTGCCGTGAAAAAGGTCTAAGAGGAGATGAAGTGCTgttataaaccagttataaTGTTCCAGGTTTTAAGCAAAGTATAAACTGTACCGTCACAGTGAACAGTTACAGCAATGtttctactgtatattaatgTCAATATCTTGCATGTTACATGCATTTTGTTGccatgcaaaaatacattttgttcttACACCATCATCAAAATTGCAAAGCACATCCCTTATGATGCACAAAAGTATTGAAATAatctttaaatcattttttttaacaaaaaaaattgcatgTCATGATCCAAGTCCATTACCTGATCACGGACTTCTCATCATATATGTGACATGTATTTATTTCCTCAGTAACACAATCCTTTTCTTCTCGTGCAGCAGAGAGAGCACCTGCAGCAGAGCAGCCCTTCCACTTCCCGCAGGCTCAAACCATGATGCCAGACGAGAGGCTCTGTGCTGCCCCGACTACGGCCTCCGCTTTGGGGGAAATGTGTTACAACGAGCCCCAGGACCCTAACATGAGCACTGATGACCTCCTTAATCAGTTGATAGAAATGcctgcattatgggaaatgttttCCGACCCGAACTTCACCTCGTCGATGCCCCCCGGCTTTGAGCTGGGGGCCGACCTCAACTCCTCGTTTGCCAACATGGATGTGAACTTAAACCAGAACTTTGGTGTGTACCAGCCGGACTTTTCCCATTTCAGCGACGTGCAGTTCAACAGGCTTGTCACTGAGAACCAGACTCAGCCACAGTCAGAGCCACAGGACTGCCCCTCCAACGTGGTCCACGTGAAGACGGAAGAGGAGCTATGAGGACGTGATGGTCAGGATCATGTAGCACAGTTACGCACTCTTTCTGTCCACATgaaagaaacagtttgacagTGTGAGACGTGCgcttttttccactttcttgCTGACAATTAGatgatatcactctcatgtctgtatgctaaatatgaagctgcaacCTGGAGCAGTGACTTGTTGTCACTGATTTcaaccaagaaatagtctggcacatgACTCcctgtaaaacaacaacagcaagcAAACACTTGGGTTTTTATAcaatggaaaaaacaagatattgtTAATTAgcaagctttagaggtgctggtaggtggattttgttgccTTTGGACGCTGGTGCCAGtgtcatatttaccatacagacatgagagttgTGTCAATCCCCAATATCTTTGTCTGACAGTCTTGCTGGTCAAGGCTTTAGCAAACAGGAGCGGGTTAACATTCCTTACCATTTGCCCGTAAATGCTGCTAGCATTAATCTTAAGGCTTACAGATCATTAGAAGGTGACTCACATTCATCATGTAGCTTAAAAAGAGAACTGATGAACTTCAACCAAGAAACAGTCTGTAACCCTCCATAAAGTGCTGTGTATTATAGTAAATCATTTGTGAAGTAAAACTAAAATGGCAGTCACGTACTGTaggcttgttttgtttgcttcaGTGTGATTCTGGGAAGACGACCTGACTCCCTACTAGAAGTTGTCAGCAGTAGTTAATGGATTatagtttttaaaacaaaaaaaaaatctcaagtAGTTTTAATCTGAGTAGTTTCACCTTTGCTCTtgtgtgttattagtgtttaatatttaatcaacTTAAATGCAATAGAAACCAGTCCTCGTAGCCATagtgctgtgtgtgtcagttcCCTTTGTTCTGCAGTTTCACTCTTGTGCTAAGCAAGCAGATCTCGTCTCGCTGCTTGTCACAGCTCTGCCCCCTCGCTGTAGCACTGTGGtgtaaatatgtcaaaaataaaaaataaaatgtcaatgtcagtCCAAGTTATTTTTGTCACGTTATTATTTTACCTGGTACTGACTTCTGCTTTTGTTATGACCTGTTGGACGTCAAAAGAAGCAAGATTGCAGAGTGACTAAAGGGACGCTTTTTAATGTGACCCGCCTACACACATTCCTAACCTGCACTATCActtataaaaacaatgaaacttggcatgtaGATGGTTTAGTACTTTTCACATCTGAAAACTCACAAGAGAATCTTGAATGACTTGTTTGCCCAACAAATTGGAGAGAAACGCTCCAGGCTCCTTCCTTGTTTGTGGTTATTGGACACCTTGTAGTTCGCTTAGTCACAGTGTCTTGACCTTGCATGAGCAACAATgccttttttcctctcaaaaACTTGGCCATCATTTCTTACAGTAATCCTGGCTGAGAAAAATTCTccatttcttctttcctcttcataATAGTTCAGTTTGTGTGGCCTCTGCTGAGTCAGACACTGTTTTGTAATGTGTATTGGGAAACTTGTAATACCCCTTTAGGAAATTTTACATATTGAGACATATGGGAAAATTAACACCAACGCTCAACGCCCCATTTCTCTTCATGGTGTATTTATTCTCACCAACTttcaaataaagttgttttaatGACTTTTGATTAAACTATTATTTCTTAGTCAATCCATGAAGTAAGTCTATGAAATTTCAGGAAGTAGAGAAAAATGTCCGTCACAAGTTCCAAGACCCTAAAAGGACATCTTCaaagtgcttgttttgtctgaccaacagtccaaattcCAAATATATAcactttaaaatgatataaaacagacaaaaactagcaaatcctcacatgtgagaagctgtaTCCAGTGAATGACATTTCTGCTTACTAAATGACCtatattatcaaaatagttgctgattatttcTCTGGTGgatcagatcctttacttaagtaaaagtaccaatacactaatgtaaaaatactccattacaagtaaaagtcctgcataaaaaatcctacttaaaagtacttgtttcactctgactgatatattattggATTAGTCCAGTATTTCCCAACCAAAGGTCGGGCCCCTCTAAAGGGTCACCATATAAATATGAGtggtcgtgagatgattaatagtagaggaaagaagaaaaaacaaagttctgctttaagtttttgtaatttttttcccttatctttgatttttggtgaaatattggataatttgaACAGTTGcttaaatgaaaccatgtgagacgtttagaaagaaaaaagtctcacatggagctgttaacaactcatagacatctgaaatgtgaccctgactaaACACTgcaagacgtcaaaagccaaaaaggttggaaaccactggtttcatctttaacaatctgttgtattttaaaagcttgttatactATGCATTCTGTCagatcttcatctgaaaagtaactaaagctgtcaaataaatgtagtggagtagaaagtacaatatttcgCCCTGAAatgtacctcaaaattgtacttaagtacagtatttgagttaATAGACTTAGTTAATTTCCACTGCTGCTGTTAAGTGATTAAATGTTTTGGTTCTTGTCATCATCACTGCATTTTTATCTATAATCACACCAACAAACCTGTTTTTACCGAGCAGTAAACAAACAATGGTAACAGAGCTATCGAACAATATGATGACACACAAGTCTTTTCAGCATTTAACATTCTCCGTCGTCCATCTGTGCGCCTGGTTACTTCATGAATGGTGGTAGTGTTTCAGGATGGAGCAGGTGTTACCTTTTCTGGACGTGCCCGTCACCGTTGACTTGCACTTAAACACATATGGCTCACAGCCACCGGGAAACTCCACACCGGGCTGGTTTCCAAGGGCTTTGATCTGCACATACAAGAGATAAACACATCATTTCCTGTGAAATGATACCACGATATCCTGCTGCGAGGACACGTCTGGACATGTCCACACTATAAGCTTTAACATGGGGTCATCCTCTCTGGGTTTATTTTCAGTGATTCAGCTGCAGCTGGCCTTTGTCAACGGCAACAGGAAGTATTGCACACTTCAGGATTTTCTTTCAGGTTTATCTGTATATAAAATTAGCCTTTCCTCTGAAGGACAGTGGTGTCCACATACATATCTAGGGATAGTTTGATATATTGGGAAATAAGCTTTCTTGCTCAGAGTTAGATGACAAGGTCGATACCAGTCTCATAGCTCAGTGTGGTATCAGTGTTCTCAACTCTCAGCATGAAGAAGAATGAGCACATCTCCTAAAATGCCTAACTTTTTAGTTATAGTTGTTATATAACTATACTTATGAGTTTATGATCATGTAATTCCAGCTCCATGGAAATCAAGTGAGTTTTCCATGAGATCAATAACTGTGGTCAAAGACAACTTGAGCCACGTCTTCGTTATTTAAAGGATTATTTCCATGTGACTGTTCATGTGAAGATTCTGTGCAGAAAAAGGGCAGAAAAAGGACAGTTTGTCCGAGAACAAGTCACTTTAATACTTGACTCTGTCCAGGCTGCATCCAAGTGAATGCTGGTAAAAAAACTGCAGCAACTCTATGACCATGAATGTGATCATATCCAGCAGGTTTATGAAATTATACTTGAACTTTGTTGCACCAATCACTCTactgacagattaattgttaattattttctgatagtAATCTTATGAAGCATTAATATATTGGTCTGTGTAATGTTTTTTCTCTACATAATGAGGTGTGAACTGCAGGCTGTAGGCGTGTACCTGCTGATTGACGATAATTCGTCTGTCGGTTTGTGGAGACTCAGGGGAATACTGAGCTGACTGGATGAGCCCTTTGTGGTAAGAAATGATTAAATATAGAAATGATGAGAGAAGGTGGGTTCGTCAGGAGGTTTGTATAGTTTTTAACCTCAACTCTGTGTCTTCAGAAAGGGAAAGAATGACTTTCAGTTGCGTTGCTTACAAAAAGTTTCAATGACTCGCATTGCATACAAAAAGTTGCAATGACTTGCCATCGAACAGGAGCTTTCACTTGAGTAACACCCACTATGTCAGGCAATCACAGCTATTTCACAAGAACTTACTGATAAATCACACATATTTTAGTAAATGTTAGGCTGGCACTGTGCAGTCCTGTAGGAGTAGCTAATATTAGTGTGTGTAATATCAATACATATCGGAAATGACTGGGAAATCAGTTGACGCATTgtttatagataaaataacttaacaagaattctgctttttttggctgatcaatcaaataaataaattcctgACAAGTCAAAGTGCTTCATTGTGTTTatgcaaaaaacatacaaaaatccAGGACGTCCTGGTGGTCCAGTTAATGATGTGATCCAAAGTCACTGTTCAACTAAGGACAAAAATGCCCAAaagtaaacataaaaacacatattacaAACCATATGTTGTCT
This is a stretch of genomic DNA from Thunnus albacares chromosome 6, fThuAlb1.1, whole genome shotgun sequence. It encodes these proteins:
- the relb gene encoding proto-oncogene c-Rel isoform X1 translates to MVLKDSSHAMKGVDISKGPSERELPDFDLIQEIIIEDSDWPLPRPPPPPVDLLRQDHEMLTQSSSPSSQPVLVARGTACQPTCTFPQLPQQTCTPREMAHPSRGASSHASSPRRGRGSSCLLASRNSGGVSSQGQGETDMLERVLEKPKLVVVEEPKERGMRFRYECEGRSAGSILGASGTETNKTQPAIEIQGPIDHIKKVTVTVSLVTKDPPHRPHPHCLVGKDCPNGSGICMVTMNPHSNRRHSFSNLGIQCVRRKELDVSLQKRRSQNIDPFQTGHSKGIEDMDMNVVRLCFQCELDWEDGRKDCLNPVVSNPIYDKKATTTSQLKISCLNQNRGSCIGKTEIYMLCDKVQKDDIEIIFRRGQWKANGEFAQTDVHRQIAIVFKTPPYQDQDITEEVDVNVYLRRLSDQMTSEPVPFTYLPHNPDPYEVKRKRKIKSDISFRDKPCATAERAPAAEQPFHFPQAQTMMPDERLCAAPTTASALGEMCYNEPQDPNMSTDDLLNQLIEMPALWEMFSDPNFTSSMPPGFELGADLNSSFANMDVNLNQNFGVYQPDFSHFSDVQFNRLVTENQTQPQSEPQDCPSNVVHVKTEEEL
- the relb gene encoding transcription factor p65 isoform X2, yielding MVLKDSSHAMKGVDISKGPSERELPDFDLIQEIIIEDSDWPLPRPPPPPVDLLRQDHEMLTQSSSPSSQPVLVARGTACQPTCTFPQLPQQTCTPREMAHPSRGASSHASSPRRGRGSSCLLASRNSGGVSSQGQGETDMLERVLEKPKLVVVEEPKERGMRFRYECEGRSAGSILGASGTETNKTQPAIEIQGPIDHIKKVTVTVSLVTKDPPHRPHPHCLVGKDCPNGSGICMVTMNPHSNRRHSFSNLGIQCVRRKELDVSLQKRRSQNIDPFQTGHSKGIEDMDMNVVRLCFQCELDWEDGRKDCLNPVVSNPIYDKKATTTSQLKISCLNQNRGSCIGKTEIYMLCDKVQKDDIEIIFRRGQWKANGEFAQTDVHRQIAIVFKTPPYQDQDITEEVDVNVYLRRLSDQMTSEPVPFTYLPHNPDPYEVKRKRKIKSDISFRDKPCATERAPAAEQPFHFPQAQTMMPDERLCAAPTTASALGEMCYNEPQDPNMSTDDLLNQLIEMPALWEMFSDPNFTSSMPPGFELGADLNSSFANMDVNLNQNFGVYQPDFSHFSDVQFNRLVTENQTQPQSEPQDCPSNVVHVKTEEEL
- the relb gene encoding transcription factor RelB isoform X3 produces the protein MAHPSRGASSHASSPRRGRGSSCLLASRNSGGVSSQGQGETDMLERVLEKPKLVVVEEPKERGMRFRYECEGRSAGSILGASGTETNKTQPAIEIQGPIDHIKKVTVTVSLVTKDPPHRPHPHCLVGKDCPNGSGICMVTMNPHSNRRHSFSNLGIQCVRRKELDVSLQKRRSQNIDPFQTGHSKGIEDMDMNVVRLCFQCELDWEDGRKDCLNPVVSNPIYDKKATTTSQLKISCLNQNRGSCIGKTEIYMLCDKVQKDDIEIIFRRGQWKANGEFAQTDVHRQIAIVFKTPPYQDQDITEEVDVNVYLRRLSDQMTSEPVPFTYLPHNPDPYEVKRKRKIKSDISFRDKPCATAERAPAAEQPFHFPQAQTMMPDERLCAAPTTASALGEMCYNEPQDPNMSTDDLLNQLIEMPALWEMFSDPNFTSSMPPGFELGADLNSSFANMDVNLNQNFGVYQPDFSHFSDVQFNRLVTENQTQPQSEPQDCPSNVVHVKTEEEL